The stretch of DNA CGGGATTGGGGAAGGCGCGCGAGGAAGGACGCCACAGGCAGGCTGTCGGCCTGTTGACGGGCGCGGATCAAGCCGCGTCCACGTTTCCAGGTCGTCATCAAAATAGTGGCGGAAACGCCGATCGCCAGTGGCACCCAGCCGCCATCCGGAATTTTCAACACGTTGGCGGCGAAGAAGGTACTGTCGCTCAGGAAGAAAAACCCGAACACGATCCCGACGACCGGCGCGCTCCAATTAAAGACGCGCCGGAACACCACCATGGCCAGCACGGCCGTGCACATAAATGTGCCGGTCACGGCGATGCCGTAAGCGGCGGCCAGGGCGGAGGATGAGCGGAAGGAGACGACCAGCAGCAGAGCGCCCATGGCCAGCATCCAATTGAAGACCGGCAGGTAAATCTGCGCTTCTTCCTCTGCATTCGTATGCGTGATGCGCATACGCGGTAGATAGCCTAGCTGGATCAACTGGCGGCAGAGCGAGAAGCCGCCGGAAATTCCGGCCTGGCTGGCGATAACGGTGGCCATCGTGGCCAGCAGCAAGAGCGGAATCTGCGCCCAGTGCGGCGCCAAATGGTAGAAAGGATTTTGCAGCGCCGCCGGGTTGCGCAATAGCAATGCGCCTTGGCCGAGATAATTCAGCGTCAGTGCGGGCAGGACGAAGAACACCCAGGCATAGCGGATCGGGCTGCGCCCGAAATGGCCCATATCGGCATAGAGCGCTTCCGCGCCGGTGACGGAAAGCACCACGGAACCGAGCGCGATGAACGCCAACCATCCGTGATAAAATACGAATTGCGCGGCGTAATAAGGCGATAAAGCCAACAGAATGCGTGGCGTATGAATGATGCTATTGACGCCGAGAAACGCCATGGTGATGAACCAAACCAGCATGATCGGTCCGAAAGCCCGCCCGATCGTGCCGGTGCCGAGCGCTTGGGCGCTGAACAACGCGATCAGAATGATAATGGCGACCGGGATGATGATATGACTCGCCGAAGGAACGGAAACCTCGATACCTTCCACCGCCGAAAGCACGGAAATGGCGGGGGTTATGATGCCGTCTCCGAAAAACAAACAGGCGCCCCCAATGCCGACGATCCCGAATATCCACCGGAATTTTGGCGATTTGCAGACGCGTTGCGCCAGTGACATCAGAGCGATGATGCCGCCTTCGCCGTCATGGTCCGCCCGCATGACGAGCAGCACGTATTTGAGCGTGACGATCAGCATCAAAGCCCAGAAGATCAGGCTTTCGATGCCCATGATCTCCCAGGGTTGAGCCGGATACTTCGTCGAGCCAACGATTTCGACGGAGGCCTGAAGTGCATAGAGCGGGCTTGTGC from Kozakia baliensis encodes:
- a CDS encoding potassium transporter Kup — its product is MTDRPDMTPAPDHGSSPTTPGDEVLKRGKAREFGAEDHRKSAPVGAAALLGVLGVVYGDIGTSPLYALQASVEIVGSTKYPAQPWEIMGIESLIFWALMLIVTLKYVLLVMRADHDGEGGIIALMSLAQRVCKSPKFRWIFGIVGIGGACLFFGDGIITPAISVLSAVEGIEVSVPSASHIIIPVAIIILIALFSAQALGTGTIGRAFGPIMLVWFITMAFLGVNSIIHTPRILLALSPYYAAQFVFYHGWLAFIALGSVVLSVTGAEALYADMGHFGRSPIRYAWVFFVLPALTLNYLGQGALLLRNPAALQNPFYHLAPHWAQIPLLLLATMATVIASQAGISGGFSLCRQLIQLGYLPRMRITHTNAEEEAQIYLPVFNWMLAMGALLLVVSFRSSSALAAAYGIAVTGTFMCTAVLAMVVFRRVFNWSAPVVGIVFGFFFLSDSTFFAANVLKIPDGGWVPLAIGVSATILMTTWKRGRGLIRARQQADSLPVASFLARLPQSRTLRVPGMAVFLTANPDTVPTCLLHNLKHNKVLHDHVLFVTVENLDQPEAERGHRAMVQELAPNIHRVIVRYGFMEMPNLPRALEELNATGVEFDAIQASYFVSRELVVRSTVPKMSLWRMWLFLLMARNAVPSTEFFRIPPDRVVELGVRIAI